One window of the Roseovarius sp. THAF9 genome contains the following:
- a CDS encoding ammonium transporter, translating into MKRFIHLGLAATAIAVLPQFGFAQEAAEAEAAAPGFDEIGPYIMTTLLFCMAGFLVFFMAAGFAMLEGGLVRSKNVTMQMTKNIALFSIAAIMYWLIGFNTMYPGDFNGYFAIGGQTVLDPVGVAAADAALDYASVGSDFFFQLVFVAATASIVSGALAERIKLWPFLIFVVILTGIMYPISGSWQWGGGWLSEAGFSDFAGSTVVHSVGGWAALAGAIVLGPRLGKYGKDGKVHPMPGSNLALATLGTFILWLGWFGFNGGSQLAMGTVGDVSDVSRIFANTNMAAAAGAVTALILTQVMYKKPDLTMVLNGALAGLVSITAEPLAPTLFGALWIGAVGGVIVVLTVPMLDKLKIDDVVGAVPVHLFAGIWGTIAVIFYGEANLMTQLTGIVAYGVFTFVGSLIIWFILKAVMGIRVGEEEEIAGLDMSELGMEAYPEFSKG; encoded by the coding sequence ATGAAACGCTTTATTCATCTGGGGCTCGCCGCAACCGCAATCGCGGTCCTGCCCCAATTTGGCTTCGCACAGGAAGCCGCCGAAGCCGAAGCAGCCGCACCGGGCTTTGACGAGATCGGCCCCTACATCATGACGACCCTGCTGTTCTGCATGGCCGGCTTCCTGGTGTTCTTCATGGCCGCAGGCTTCGCCATGCTCGAAGGCGGGCTGGTGCGCTCCAAGAACGTCACCATGCAGATGACCAAGAACATCGCGCTCTTCTCGATTGCCGCGATCATGTACTGGCTCATCGGCTTCAACACGATGTACCCGGGCGACTTCAACGGCTACTTCGCCATCGGGGGGCAGACTGTGCTCGATCCGGTGGGCGTGGCCGCGGCCGATGCAGCGCTTGACTATGCATCCGTCGGTTCGGACTTCTTTTTCCAGCTGGTCTTCGTCGCCGCCACCGCCTCGATCGTGTCGGGCGCGCTGGCCGAGCGGATCAAGCTGTGGCCGTTCCTGATCTTCGTCGTCATCCTGACCGGCATCATGTACCCGATCTCGGGTTCCTGGCAGTGGGGCGGCGGCTGGCTGTCCGAGGCCGGCTTCTCCGACTTCGCCGGTTCGACCGTCGTGCACTCCGTAGGTGGCTGGGCTGCTCTGGCCGGTGCCATCGTGCTCGGCCCGCGACTGGGCAAGTACGGCAAGGACGGCAAGGTGCACCCGATGCCCGGTTCCAACCTGGCACTCGCCACTCTGGGGACTTTCATCCTTTGGCTCGGTTGGTTCGGCTTCAACGGCGGCTCGCAACTTGCCATGGGCACCGTGGGTGATGTCTCCGACGTAAGCCGCATCTTCGCCAACACCAACATGGCCGCCGCGGCCGGTGCCGTGACCGCGCTGATCCTGACCCAAGTGATGTACAAGAAACCGGACCTCACTATGGTGCTCAACGGCGCCCTCGCCGGTCTCGTTTCGATCACCGCCGAACCGCTCGCGCCCACGCTCTTCGGTGCGCTCTGGATCGGTGCCGTGGGTGGCGTTATCGTGGTCCTGACCGTCCCGATGCTCGACAAGCTGAAAATCGACGACGTGGTCGGCGCCGTACCGGTGCACCTCTTCGCCGGTATCTGGGGCACCATCGCCGTCATCTTCTACGGCGAAGCCAACCTGATGACTCAGCTGACCGGCATCGTCGCCTACGGTGTGTTCACCTTCGTGGGCAGCCTGATCATCTGGTTCATCCTCAAGGCCGTCATGGGCATCCGCGTCGGCGAGGAAGAAGAGATCGCAGGCCTCGACATGTCGGAACTGGGGATGGAAGCCTACCCCGAGTTCTCGAAGGGCTGA
- a CDS encoding SDR family oxidoreductase, whose translation MGKVLLSFGHGFSARALARRLVPQGWRVIGTTRSEEKAKALADEGVEGVVWPGSDLSGALGEATHLLTSVSPREDGDPVLNALGDDIAKVAGRLDWAGYLSTTGVYGDHEGDWVTEDSPLEPSTERGRRRVVAEAAWAGIPGLPLHIFRLAGIYGPGRGPFEKVRKGTARRIIKEGQVFSRTHVEDIAQVLEASIKRPNPGAAYNVCDDDPAPPQDVIGYAAELLGVPMPPAVSFEDADMSPMARSFYAESKRVDNSRIKDELGVELIYPDYKAGLTALLAEEEARAG comes from the coding sequence ATGGGCAAGGTGTTGCTGTCCTTCGGGCACGGGTTTTCGGCGCGGGCGCTGGCAAGGCGGCTGGTGCCGCAGGGCTGGCGCGTGATCGGGACGACGCGGAGCGAAGAGAAGGCCAAGGCGCTGGCGGACGAGGGCGTGGAAGGCGTGGTCTGGCCCGGAAGTGACCTGTCCGGGGCGCTGGGAGAGGCGACGCATCTGCTGACCTCTGTCAGTCCGCGGGAGGACGGCGACCCGGTGCTGAATGCTCTGGGGGATGACATCGCCAAGGTAGCCGGACGGCTGGATTGGGCCGGGTACCTGTCGACCACCGGCGTTTACGGCGACCACGAGGGCGATTGGGTGACCGAGGACAGCCCGCTGGAGCCGTCGACCGAGCGGGGCCGCAGGCGGGTTGTGGCCGAGGCGGCCTGGGCCGGTATTCCGGGCCTTCCGTTGCATATCTTCCGGCTGGCGGGCATCTACGGCCCCGGGCGCGGCCCGTTCGAGAAGGTGCGAAAGGGCACGGCGCGGCGGATCATCAAGGAAGGCCAGGTGTTCAGCCGGACCCATGTGGAGGATATCGCGCAGGTGCTGGAGGCGTCGATCAAGCGGCCCAATCCGGGTGCGGCCTATAATGTCTGCGACGACGATCCGGCGCCGCCACAGGACGTGATTGGCTATGCCGCGGAATTGCTGGGCGTGCCGATGCCCCCGGCGGTGAGTTTCGAGGACGCGGACATGAGCCCGATGGCGCGGTCGTTCTATGCGGAGTCGAAACGGGTGGATAACAGCCGGATCAAGGACGAGTTGGGGGTCGAGCTGATCTATCCGGATTACAAGGCGGGATTGACCGCGTTGTTGGCGGAAGAGGAGGCGCGTGCGGGCTAA
- the accD gene encoding acetyl-CoA carboxylase, carboxyltransferase subunit beta: MNWITNYVRPRINSIFSRREIPENLWTKCDECGTMLFHRELRENLNVCTSCGHHMAITPRDRFTALFDGGTFTQVSVPQPTADPLHFRDQKKYPDRLRAAQKATGETEAMLVASGEIGRTPIVAAAQDFSFMAGSMGMYVGNAIIAAAEEAVKLNRPLVLFSAAGGARMQEGILSLMQMPRTTVALQMLKEAGLPYIVVLTHPTTGGVTASYAMLGDVHIAEPNALICFAGPRVIEQTIREKLPEGFQRAEYLLDHGMLDRVTPRGEMRTELITILRMLMNLPPAVTADLPAPELPVEEEPQDAAQPDTAEEQTADEADK; encoded by the coding sequence ATGAACTGGATCACCAATTACGTGCGTCCGCGCATCAACTCGATCTTCTCGCGCCGCGAGATCCCCGAGAACCTGTGGACCAAGTGCGACGAATGCGGAACCATGCTGTTCCACCGCGAATTGCGGGAAAACCTCAACGTCTGCACGTCCTGTGGCCACCACATGGCCATTACCCCGCGCGACCGCTTCACCGCGCTGTTCGACGGCGGCACCTTCACGCAAGTGTCCGTGCCCCAGCCCACCGCCGACCCGCTGCATTTCCGCGACCAGAAGAAATATCCCGACCGCCTGCGCGCCGCGCAAAAGGCAACCGGAGAGACCGAGGCGATGCTGGTGGCCTCCGGCGAAATCGGCCGCACCCCCATCGTCGCGGCGGCCCAGGATTTCTCCTTCATGGCCGGGTCCATGGGCATGTATGTGGGCAACGCCATCATCGCCGCCGCCGAGGAGGCCGTGAAGCTCAACCGCCCCCTCGTGCTCTTCTCCGCCGCGGGCGGCGCGCGCATGCAGGAAGGCATACTGTCGCTGATGCAGATGCCCCGCACCACCGTCGCCCTGCAGATGCTCAAAGAGGCCGGCCTGCCCTATATCGTCGTGCTGACCCACCCCACCACGGGCGGCGTCACCGCGTCCTACGCCATGCTGGGCGACGTGCATATTGCGGAACCCAACGCGCTGATCTGCTTCGCCGGCCCCCGCGTCATAGAACAGACCATCCGTGAAAAACTGCCCGAGGGCTTCCAGCGCGCCGAATACCTGCTGGATCACGGCATGCTCGACCGCGTGACCCCGCGCGGCGAAATGCGCACCGAACTCATCACCATCCTGCGCATGCTCATGAACCTGCCGCCCGCTGTCACCGCCGACCTCCCCGCCCCCGAGCTTCCGGTTGAGGAAGAGCCTCAGGACGCGGCACAGCCCGACACGGCCGAGGAACAGACCGCGGACGAAGCCGACAAATGA
- a CDS encoding VOC family protein produces the protein MDFETVRPEVFGASLRGLGLNLLVRDVKREVAFLETVFGMTAHRVSGDFAIMLYGDQLMQLHADGTYGSHPALGLLPESGPRGAGAQLHLFDSDPDEAAAKAEAAGGHVLQAPTDKPHGLRETTILCENGYAWVASRPLEDISAG, from the coding sequence ATGGATTTCGAGACGGTCAGGCCGGAGGTGTTCGGCGCGTCGCTGCGGGGGCTGGGGCTGAACCTGCTGGTGCGGGACGTGAAGCGCGAGGTGGCGTTTCTGGAAACGGTGTTCGGGATGACGGCCCACCGGGTGAGCGGGGATTTCGCGATCATGCTCTATGGCGATCAGCTGATGCAGCTGCATGCGGACGGGACCTATGGCAGCCATCCCGCGCTGGGGCTGTTGCCCGAAAGCGGCCCACGCGGCGCGGGGGCGCAGCTCCACCTTTTCGACAGCGACCCGGACGAGGCGGCGGCCAAGGCCGAGGCCGCGGGCGGGCACGTGTTGCAGGCGCCGACGGACAAGCCGCATGGCCTGCGCGAGACCACCATCCTGTGCGAGAACGGCTATGCCTGGGTGGCGTCGCGGCCGCTGGAGGATATATCAGCCGGGTGA
- a CDS encoding CPBP family intramembrane glutamic endopeptidase — MLPRPSSGSMFDAYRPHEALVHPARPTASLVRLVLGAVMLAVLFLSLIFAASALLNIVAPATSWDSTFGDLETGDTPAGVLANLYLFGFIIVALAMTGRAIHGRALPSFVGDLRLARLHFARVCLYMVGLHLALSILLPATPGLTPEANIDTTRWLTFLPLALPALLIQTGAEELVFRGYLQSQLAARFANPRIWIIVPSMCFGMLHYDPAINGDATWLIVGWATLFGIAAADLTARTGTIGAALGLHFVNNFFAILVAAPAGNFDGLALYTYPFALGDTDALWLWAPLDLMLLLVSWLTARLALRV; from the coding sequence ATGCTCCCGCGCCCTAGCTCTGGTTCCATGTTCGACGCCTACCGCCCGCACGAAGCCCTTGTTCACCCGGCGCGCCCCACCGCCTCGCTCGTGCGCCTGGTGCTGGGCGCCGTCATGCTGGCAGTGCTGTTCCTGTCGCTGATCTTCGCCGCCTCGGCGCTGCTGAACATCGTGGCGCCCGCGACCTCCTGGGACAGCACTTTCGGCGATCTGGAAACCGGCGACACCCCGGCCGGCGTTCTGGCCAACCTCTACCTCTTCGGCTTCATCATCGTCGCCCTAGCCATGACGGGCCGCGCCATCCATGGCCGTGCGCTGCCCAGCTTCGTCGGTGACCTGCGCCTTGCACGGCTCCATTTCGCCCGCGTCTGCCTGTACATGGTCGGGCTGCACCTCGCGCTGTCGATCCTGCTGCCCGCCACGCCCGGCCTCACGCCCGAGGCAAATATCGACACCACCCGCTGGCTGACCTTCCTGCCGCTCGCCCTGCCCGCCCTACTGATCCAGACCGGGGCCGAGGAACTGGTCTTTCGCGGCTACCTGCAAAGCCAGCTCGCCGCCCGCTTCGCCAATCCCCGCATCTGGATCATTGTCCCGTCCATGTGCTTCGGCATGCTGCATTACGACCCCGCCATCAACGGCGACGCCACCTGGCTGATAGTCGGCTGGGCCACGCTCTTCGGCATCGCCGCCGCCGACCTCACGGCCCGCACCGGCACCATCGGCGCCGCCCTCGGCCTGCATTTCGTCAACAACTTCTTCGCCATTCTCGTCGCCGCACCCGCGGGCAATTTCGACGGCCTGGCGCTCTACACCTACCCCTTTGCCCTCGGTGACACCGATGCGCTCTGGCTCTGGGCGCCGCTCGACCTGATGCTCTTGCTGGTCAGTTGGCTCACCGCGCGCCTCGCCCTGCGCGTCTGA
- a CDS encoding folylpolyglutamate synthase/dihydrofolate synthase family protein, translating into MTAPTSDVILDRMMALHPKIIDLTLDRVWRLLDALGNPQNDLPPVIHIAGTNGKGSTLAMIRAGIEGAGKTAHAYTSPHLARFHERIRLAGELITEPHLTEVLDECYAANGDAPITYFEITTCAAILAMARNKADYTLLEVGLGGRLDATNVVARPALTIITPVSMDHEQYLGDTLAKIAGEKAGILKRGVTCVVGPQDEEGMDAIEAAAQRLGAPLLAHGQHWHVTTERGRLIYQDETGLRDLPLPNLPGAHQYENAGAAIAALRHLQLGDAAIESAVTHAHWPARMQRLSTGPLAEAAPQAELWLDGGHNPAAGRALATHLAALPPRPTHLVCGMLNTKDISGYLSPLAGVAQSLTAISIPGEANTLPAEDTATAAANVGLPSGTAPSDRAAIEDIAAKDPNARILICGSLYLAGAILRENG; encoded by the coding sequence ATGACCGCCCCCACATCGGACGTCATCCTCGACCGGATGATGGCCCTGCACCCCAAGATCATCGACCTCACGCTCGACCGGGTCTGGCGCCTGCTCGATGCGCTCGGCAACCCGCAGAACGATCTGCCCCCGGTGATCCACATCGCCGGCACCAACGGCAAGGGCTCGACGCTGGCCATGATCCGCGCCGGCATCGAGGGCGCGGGGAAAACCGCCCACGCCTACACCTCGCCCCACCTCGCCCGCTTCCACGAACGCATCCGGCTCGCGGGCGAGTTGATCACCGAGCCGCACCTGACCGAGGTGCTCGATGAATGCTACGCCGCCAACGGCGATGCGCCCATCACCTATTTCGAGATCACCACCTGCGCCGCCATCCTCGCCATGGCGCGCAACAAGGCCGATTACACCCTGCTCGAAGTGGGCTTGGGCGGACGGCTCGATGCCACCAATGTCGTGGCCAGGCCCGCGCTCACCATCATCACGCCCGTGTCGATGGACCACGAGCAATATCTCGGTGACACGCTGGCCAAGATCGCCGGCGAAAAGGCCGGCATCCTCAAGCGTGGCGTCACCTGCGTCGTCGGCCCGCAGGACGAGGAAGGCATGGACGCCATCGAGGCTGCCGCCCAGCGTCTGGGCGCGCCCCTTCTGGCCCACGGCCAGCACTGGCACGTCACCACCGAGCGTGGACGTCTCATCTATCAGGACGAAACCGGCCTCCGCGACCTGCCCCTGCCCAACCTGCCCGGCGCGCACCAGTACGAGAACGCGGGCGCTGCAATCGCCGCCCTGCGTCACCTGCAACTTGGCGATGCCGCAATCGAGTCGGCGGTCACGCACGCCCACTGGCCCGCCCGGATGCAACGCCTCTCGACCGGCCCGCTGGCCGAGGCCGCACCGCAGGCCGAACTCTGGCTCGACGGCGGCCACAACCCCGCCGCGGGCCGCGCGCTTGCCACGCACTTGGCCGCCCTGCCGCCCCGCCCCACGCACCTGGTCTGCGGCATGCTCAACACCAAGGATATCTCGGGCTACCTCTCGCCACTGGCCGGCGTCGCGCAAAGCCTCACCGCCATCTCCATCCCCGGCGAGGCGAACACCCTGCCCGCCGAAGACACCGCCACCGCCGCCGCCAATGTCGGCCTGCCCTCAGGCACCGCCCCCAGCGACCGCGCAGCCATCGAGGACATCGCCGCCAAGGATCCAAACGCCCGCATCCTGATCTGCGGCTCGCTCTACCTCGCCGGCGCTATCCTGCGCGAGAATGGCTGA